Within Terriglobia bacterium, the genomic segment AACTCGTTCCTTCAATTCCTTGAAAAGGATGTGTCAGGCGGTATCATTGTCGCCGCCACGAATCATCCCGAATTGCTGGATCAGGCGCTCTTCAGGCGATTCGACGATGTGATCGACTTCGCGCTTCCGAAAGACGATTTGAGTGAGAAGGCGCTCCGAAATTTCTTGAGTGCAATGGATACGAAGGCCGTGGACTGGATGACAGTCGTGGAGGCGGCGCGCGGCTTGAGTTATTCCGATATCAATAACGCATGTGAGAACGCTTCAAAAGAAGCCATATTAAAAGATTCCAAGAAGATTGGAACCGAAGATTTGCTGAAAGCTTTGGAAGAACGCAAATCTCCTCTGAGATAGGATGCCCGACCTTCCTCACCTTCGTCCCCAAAATACCTCAAACAAAGAACCCTACAGCCCTCGTGCCGGCCGCGGCGGCTTCAAGTTGCCCGTCCGCCAGCGTGCTGAGCACGGTGCAGCCCTCCAGAGTCAGTTATCGGAAATTCGGCATGTGATACCCGCAACGGATCAAGTCATATTGCAATTCGAAAGTGATCCAGGCTTCGACCGCTTGAATGCGACAGACAACGATGAAGTCGCGGTTTGCCTTCTCGACACTGGCGTGAACCGGGAACATCCACTCCTTTCCCCAGCCCTCCATTAGTAATGGATACGCTATAACGCTGGACAGCATGGACGATGCCCCTTCACGATGAATTTTTGTACGAGTGCCTGGCACTGGTTGATGCTCTTCGAGATGGCAGGGTCCGCGGGAGACATATTGCCGAGAAGGAGCTTCGGGTGAGATTGAGAAAAATGTCTAAGCATCCCAATCTGGATGTGCCTGTTCCACCTGTAAACTGGTGGCGGCAGTTTCCTCTTCTCATGATAAGTTGATTGTTGTGAAATTCAGTGCAGATTTAGCAATGGAGCCAAGCGAATGAAACTGACCCGCGATATTCATAGCCTGAGCACATTCAAGCGCGACACGGCGAAGCTGGTTCGGCAGATGAAGAAGACAAAGCAGCCGGTCATTCTGACGGTCAACGGTAAGGCCGAGCTGGTTGTGCAGGACGCCGAGAGCTATGAAAAGTTGCTCGAAGCCAAGGACAGGATAGAAGCAATCGAAGGCATTCGGCGCGGACTCGAAAGCATGAAACGTCAGCGGGGTAAACCGGCAGAAGCATTCTTCACGGAGTTATTTGCTGAAAAGGGCATTCCCGATCGCGAATGAAGCGCTACGCTGTTGCTTTCGAGGAATCGGCTCAAGCCGATGTGCGTGAATCGTACGATTGGGGATGCCGTGTATGGGGCAAGTCTGAGGCGCAAAGATGGGTCCGTCAACTTCGCTCTGTCGTCCTGAAGCAGCAGCGAGTTACACCCAAGGGCTTCCCGATCGCGCCTGAAAGTGACGAATTTCCAGAAGAGATCCGCGAGGTTATTGCCGGACGGTATCGTGTGTTGTTCACGATTATCGGTCACACCGTCCACGTCCTTCACGTTCGGGGAGCCTACATTCCAACCATCAAAACAAACGATTCCGTGCGCATGGAATAGAGAAGATACGTGAGTTACAGCGAGTTGCGCCGCATTGTCACTTCATTGCCGGTCCATGATCGATTGCAGTGTGCTTCTGAGTTCCTCGCTAATTTCCCGGGCGAAGAGATTCTGCTGGTTTCTTCGACCAGGATGGCGGCAGACGAATTCGTGCGGCAGGCGTGCATAACGTCGAAGGGCGTCTTCGGTGTTCACCGGTTTACGCTTCCTCAGTTCGCCTTTACTCTGGCAGAGGAGCGGCTGGCGCAGACCGGAAAGTCGATATTGTCCGGTGTGGCAATGGATGCATTGGCAGCGCGAGCGGTGCATGAGTGTCGAAGCTCCGGGCAGTTGACCTGGTTTGATCCGGTCGCAACAACTCCCGGATTCTTTCGCGCCCTGGCCTCCACAATCAGTGAATTACGACTGAATAATATGGATCCCGGGAAGGTTCGCGGGGTGCTCCCATCGGGTCCGGATCTGGCCAATCTTCTGGATCAGTTCGATCGCAGTCTGAAAGACACCGATGTCGCCGATCTCGCGACGGCATATCGGACGGTAACGGCAGTGATTGGCGAAACGGAGTTTCGCTTTCGAGGAAGACCGCTGCTACTCCTGGACATTGTTCCCACCTCATATCTGGAACAGGAAACGATTCGGGCTCTAAGCCACGCCGCCTCCGCAGTCCTCGCAACGGCGCACCAGCGGGACCAGTCCAGCATTCAAGTTTTAGAACAGGCTTTAGGCGTCGAGGCGCAACCGCTACCGGTGAAAACCACCGCGAATGCTCTGGATCGACTTCGTACCAATGTCTTTGAAAGGACTGCGCCGGCGGGCGAAATCGATTCCACGGTCGAGTTTTTGTCGGCAACCGATGAAAGCCGTGAATGTGCTGAAATTGCGCGATCCATTCTAGCGCTGGCGCAATCCGGCATTCCTTTTGATCGCATGGCGATTGCGTTGAGGAATCCGGAGGCCTATCAACCTCTGGTTGAAGATTCGTTGCGCCGGGCGAACGTGCCGGGATTTTTCACACTTGGCAGCCGCCGGCCGAATCCGGCTGGACGTTCGTTGCTGGCATTGTTGGCCTGCGCCTCGGAGGGACTTTCCGCTTCCCGCTTCAGCGAGTATCTGTCGCTGGGCCAGGTGCCCAACGTGGACGAAAGCGGGAAGCCCGCGCCTCGACCTCCCCAATGGGTTCCGGTTCAAGGGGAATTGTTCCCGGAAATACCGGTGCCCGAGATTGCGGAACCGGTGGAAGAAAACGCGGACGATGACGACGACTCTCCAGTCATATCCGGATCTCTGCGAGCGCCGTACCAATGGGAAAAGCTTCTCGTCGATGCTGCCGTTATCGGTGGGCACGATCGATGGATTCGCCGTCTGGAGGGTTTGAAAAACGAACTCAAGAAACAGATTTCGGAAGTCGAGACAGAAGAAGAATCAAAGCGCCAGGCGCTGGAACGTCGATTCGCGCGCCTGAACGACCTTCAGCGGTTCGCCCTCCCGCTGATCCGGTTTCTGGATGAACTTCCGGATAACGCCATCTGGAACGATTGGCTGGACGCGTTGGAAAAGCTGACGGCAATGGCGATCCGCCGTCCGGAATTTGTCCTGGCCGTGCTGGCTGAGCTTCGCCCGATGTCGACCCTGGGGCCGGTTACCCTCGATGAGGTCAGAGAGGTTCTCACTCACCGTCTGACTTTTCTGCGCACCGATTCCCCGGAGCGGCGTTACGGGAAAGTCCTGGTGGCCACGACCGCCGAGCTGGCGGGACTTTCGTTTGACGTCGTCTTTCTGCCCGGACTGGCTGAAGACATCTTTCCAAAGAAGGCATTTGAAGATCCGCTTCTGCTCGATGACGCCAGGCGGCAGATTGATCCGTGGCTGGCGACGCAGAACTCGCGCACAGGACGGGAACGCCTCCTTCTTCATATTGCGGCCGGCGCCGCGCGGTCGAGATTATGGATTTCATATCCGCGGATGAATCTGGGACAGGGCCGCTCCCGCAGTCCCTCCTTCTACGCGCTCGATATTTTGCGGGCGATGACCGGCAAAGTTCCCAATCTGCGCGAACTGCAGCAGCGCAGCACCGGTCAAACCCAGGCGCACATCGGCTGGCCCGCGCCGAATGATCCAGGCACGGCGATCGACGACGCCGAATACGATCTCGCTGTGATCAGCGGGCTGTTGCGAATTCCCGCGGAGCAAGCCAAGGGTCGCGCCCGCTATCTTCTGACCGCGAGCCCCATTCTAGGACGCTCATTGAGAACCCGCGCCGGCCGCTGGCGCCGCCGCTGGACCGAAGGTGATGGGATTGTGGCCACCGACGCCAGCGTCATCGATGTGTTGGCGCCGCATCGCCTGACCGCGCGCCCTTACTCGGCCACCGCATTGCAACAATTCGCCGCCTGCCCCTATCGCTTTTTACTCTATGCCATCCATCGGATTCAGCCTCGCGACGAAGCCGTGGCCATTGAACGGATCGACGCACTGACGCGCGGCAGTCTTATCCATACCGCCCAGTATCGGCTGTTATCGGAACTGAGGGGATTGAACCTCCTGCCGATCCAAGCGGAAAATCTGTCGCAGGTTGTTAGCGTTGCCGACCGCGTTTTCGATGAGGTTGTAAACACTTATCGCGAAGAATGTGCTCCTGCAATACCGCGAATATGGGAGAGCCAGATCGAGGACATTCGATGGGATCTCCGGGGCTGGCTCAAAGAGATGTGTCAACCTGTCGATCGGGCATGGACACCACGATGGTTCGAATTGTCGTTCGGATTGCCAATGGCCCGCGACAAAGACCCGGGAAGTAGCGACGAACCCGTTCTATTGCCTGACGGAACTCGCGTCCGCGGAGCGATCGACATGGTTGAAGAAAGAGACGGCACGATTCGCATTACGGACCATAAAACGGGAAAGGCACTGGCACAACCGCCGGGACTCACCGGTCACGGCGAGATTTTGCAACCCATCTTGTACGCCCAGGCCGCCGAAGCGATACTGGGGAAACCGGCAGAGTCAGCCCGCCTGTTTTTTTGCACCGACCGTGGGGGCTATCGATCTGTTGAAATCCCGATCAACGAACAATCACGACAGTCTCTTTCAAATGTAACAGCCCTCATTGACCGGTCCATTGCCGAAGGATTCCTGCCGGCTGCCCCTGCAGGGGGCGCCTGCAGCTACTGTGATTACAGGCTGGTCTGTGGCCCTTACGAGGAGGCGCGAATCCGCAGTAAATCGCCGGATCGGCTTGCGCTCTTGACTGAATTGCGAGAGCTGCCATGACCCGGGACGAACTCACTCGGCAACGGATCCGTACATCCCTCGATGAGAGTCTCATCGTCGAAGCCGCAGCGGGCACCGGAAAAACAACCGAGCTGGTCAGCCGGATCGTCAATACGCTGAAGGCCGGCAAGACCAGTGTCAACCGAATCGCCGCTGTTACATTCACGAGAAAGGCGGCCGGCGAGTTGCGGCTTCGCCTGCGCATCGAACTGGATGCCATGCGAAGCGCCACGAAAAACGCTGAAGAATTGCAGTTTCTGGAAGATGCGCTTGCCCGGCTGGAAGAGGCCCATATCGGCACCATTCATGCGTTCTGCGCCGAGTTGTTACGGCAACGGCCTGTCGAAGCGCGAATTGCTCCGGGTTTCGAAGAACTCGATGAGAATCAGTCCGCTCGACTTTACGCGCGCGCGTTCAACGCCTGGATCCAGGATGCCCTGCAGCGCATGCCGGAGGGTGTCCGGCGGGCGTTAAGCCGGGTCGCGGCCGGGAATTCGACCGACAACGACAGCCCACTGGACCAGATTAAGTCCGCCGGCTGGGCGCTCGTGCAGTGGAGAGACTTCCCGCGCGCCTGGCGGAGCGGAGAGTTTAATCAACGGGAACACGTCGAACGCATCCTTCCGGAAATCGCTGAAGCCGCGCGGATGACGGCTACCTGCACGCTTGCCGGCCATCCCCTGCGCAAGCATCTGCGATGTGTAACGGACTTTGTTTCCCGGATGACCCGGGCGGAGGAAATTCGTCCTCGCGATTACGACGAACTCGAAGCGCTGCTGATCCAGCTGGCGCGCGCCCTGTGGCGTCAGCATCAGAAGGGCCGTGGGGATAAGTTTTCTCCCCAATTCTCCCGAGCCGAGATGATCGCAGCAATGGAACGGCTCCAGGCCACGCTCGATGAATTCCAACGCGATTCCGAGGCCGATCTGGCCGCACTGCTTCAAGCGGAATTGCGAGGTCTCGTGGAGCGTTACGAACAGCTCAAGGCTCGTTCCGGCAAACTTGATTTTGCCGATCTCCTGATGTGCTCGCGCAATCTGATCCGTGACAATGCCGCCGTCCGCCGATTCATGCAGGACCAGTTCACGCACATCTTTGTGGATGAGTTCCAGGACACGGACCCGATACAAGTCGAGCTCCTCGTCTTGCTCGCGGCCGATGATCCCGCCCAAACGGACTGGCGCGCCGTCCGGCCCGTGCCTGGAAAACTTTTCCTCGTCGGGGATCCCAAGCAATCCATTTACAGGTTTCGCCGGGCCGACATCATTACGTATCAGGAACTGTGCCGCCTCCTTCAGGACAAGGGCGTGGCCATCGAGTATTTGAGCAGGAGCTTCCGGGCCGTGAAGCCTATCCAGGATGCGGTGAATGCGGCATTCGCCCCGGAAATGACCGGCGATAGCGCGACGGGGCAACCGGAATACGTGCCTCTGGAAAATACAGTTCTCGGGACAGAACAGCCCGCGATTGTCGTGCTTCCAGCCCCAACTCCATATGGGTCGCAACGAATCAACAAAGAAGCGATCGCCGCCTGTCTCCCGGATGCAGTCGCCGCGTTTGTGGATTGGTTGATAAAGGAGAGTCACTGGACGGTCCGCGAGCCCGGAACGGATGAGTTGGTGCCCATTGCCTCCCGGCATATTGCAATTCTGTTCCGGCGCTTTATGTCGTGGGGCAAGGATGTCACACGCGATTACGTTCACGCGCTCGAAGCGCGGAGCATCCCCCACTTGCTGTGGGGCGCGAGATCGTTTCATCAGCGCGAGGAAATCGAAACAGTCCGAGCGGCGCTGAATGCCGTCGAATGGCCCGACGACGAACTATCCGTATACGCGACGCTTCGAGGCGGCCTGTTCGCGATATCGGACAACCTTTTGCTGCGCTATCGGAATCGTGT encodes:
- a CDS encoding PD-(D/E)XK nuclease family protein; amino-acid sequence: MSYSELRRIVTSLPVHDRLQCASEFLANFPGEEILLVSSTRMAADEFVRQACITSKGVFGVHRFTLPQFAFTLAEERLAQTGKSILSGVAMDALAARAVHECRSSGQLTWFDPVATTPGFFRALASTISELRLNNMDPGKVRGVLPSGPDLANLLDQFDRSLKDTDVADLATAYRTVTAVIGETEFRFRGRPLLLLDIVPTSYLEQETIRALSHAASAVLATAHQRDQSSIQVLEQALGVEAQPLPVKTTANALDRLRTNVFERTAPAGEIDSTVEFLSATDESRECAEIARSILALAQSGIPFDRMAIALRNPEAYQPLVEDSLRRANVPGFFTLGSRRPNPAGRSLLALLACASEGLSASRFSEYLSLGQVPNVDESGKPAPRPPQWVPVQGELFPEIPVPEIAEPVEENADDDDDSPVISGSLRAPYQWEKLLVDAAVIGGHDRWIRRLEGLKNELKKQISEVETEEESKRQALERRFARLNDLQRFALPLIRFLDELPDNAIWNDWLDALEKLTAMAIRRPEFVLAVLAELRPMSTLGPVTLDEVREVLTHRLTFLRTDSPERRYGKVLVATTAELAGLSFDVVFLPGLAEDIFPKKAFEDPLLLDDARRQIDPWLATQNSRTGRERLLLHIAAGAARSRLWISYPRMNLGQGRSRSPSFYALDILRAMTGKVPNLRELQQRSTGQTQAHIGWPAPNDPGTAIDDAEYDLAVISGLLRIPAEQAKGRARYLLTASPILGRSLRTRAGRWRRRWTEGDGIVATDASVIDVLAPHRLTARPYSATALQQFAACPYRFLLYAIHRIQPRDEAVAIERIDALTRGSLIHTAQYRLLSELRGLNLLPIQAENLSQVVSVADRVFDEVVNTYREECAPAIPRIWESQIEDIRWDLRGWLKEMCQPVDRAWTPRWFELSFGLPMARDKDPGSSDEPVLLPDGTRVRGAIDMVEERDGTIRITDHKTGKALAQPPGLTGHGEILQPILYAQAAEAILGKPAESARLFFCTDRGGYRSVEIPINEQSRQSLSNVTALIDRSIAEGFLPAAPAGGACSYCDYRLVCGPYEEARIRSKSPDRLALLTELRELP
- a CDS encoding type II toxin-antitoxin system Phd/YefM family antitoxin, with translation MKLTRDIHSLSTFKRDTAKLVRQMKKTKQPVILTVNGKAELVVQDAESYEKLLEAKDRIEAIEGIRRGLESMKRQRGKPAEAFFTELFAEKGIPDRE
- a CDS encoding type II toxin-antitoxin system RelE/ParE family toxin — encoded protein: MKRYAVAFEESAQADVRESYDWGCRVWGKSEAQRWVRQLRSVVLKQQRVTPKGFPIAPESDEFPEEIREVIAGRYRVLFTIIGHTVHVLHVRGAYIPTIKTNDSVRME
- a CDS encoding UvrD-helicase domain-containing protein, whose translation is MTRDELTRQRIRTSLDESLIVEAAAGTGKTTELVSRIVNTLKAGKTSVNRIAAVTFTRKAAGELRLRLRIELDAMRSATKNAEELQFLEDALARLEEAHIGTIHAFCAELLRQRPVEARIAPGFEELDENQSARLYARAFNAWIQDALQRMPEGVRRALSRVAAGNSTDNDSPLDQIKSAGWALVQWRDFPRAWRSGEFNQREHVERILPEIAEAARMTATCTLAGHPLRKHLRCVTDFVSRMTRAEEIRPRDYDELEALLIQLARALWRQHQKGRGDKFSPQFSRAEMIAAMERLQATLDEFQRDSEADLAALLQAELRGLVERYEQLKARSGKLDFADLLMCSRNLIRDNAAVRRFMQDQFTHIFVDEFQDTDPIQVELLVLLAADDPAQTDWRAVRPVPGKLFLVGDPKQSIYRFRRADIITYQELCRLLQDKGVAIEYLSRSFRAVKPIQDAVNAAFAPEMTGDSATGQPEYVPLENTVLGTEQPAIVVLPAPTPYGSQRINKEAIAACLPDAVAAFVDWLIKESHWTVREPGTDELVPIASRHIAILFRRFMSWGKDVTRDYVHALEARSIPHLLWGARSFHQREEIETVRAALNAVEWPDDELSVYATLRGGLFAISDNLLLRYRNRVGSFHPFHAIPADIEPDYAPVTEALNVFGDLHRHRNRRSIVETVNALLEAPRAHAAFALRPSGNQVLANVYRICDLARTYEAGDGYSFRGFVDQLNTQSEREDSAEAPVLEEGTEGVRIMTVHSAKGLEFPIVVLGDMTANISSRHPDKHVNVPERLCAVRLLGCAPWELMDHEQEEHARDAAEGVRIAYVAATRARDLLVVTAVGDVQRDGWISPLNKAIYPPKSQFRASEPAPLCPAFGESTVLRRPSDYDGDSEFSVKPGLHTSENGTHHVVWWDPSKLGLRVEGSFGLRQEEILADDQDGHAAESVQLYKDWKTSRRLSVTRGGTASLNVFLATDGVEPPTGCADRVLVERVQRDGPRPKGARFGSLVHLVLRDVEFASPFDVIVRLARTHARLLNATGEEIEAAAQAVSAALRHPLLERARKAKRCHRELPIVIQDEILGVLDAVVDLAFLEDTAWTVVDFKTDAEEAQRTGKYRRQVGWYIHGLEKTTGAPARGYLLHV